A genomic window from Candidatus Methylacidiphilum fumarolicum includes:
- a CDS encoding RNA polymerase sigma factor: protein MIKKKFKEYVEAHYVDVYRFAISLCRQVDKACDLTQQTFVLLYTNKNKIKDDSRIRNWLFTTLYRLFLRSKKREERYQYMEMEEMENFLVVEHKGEIAVDSQFVKECLMKIDEPYRIALWLYYMDELSYLDIAAILNVPIGTVMSRIFRGKKLLRDLILEKRKRKVQNPKKVSA from the coding sequence ATGATTAAAAAAAAATTTAAAGAATATGTAGAAGCTCATTATGTAGACGTTTATCGGTTTGCCATATCTCTATGCAGGCAAGTAGATAAAGCATGTGATCTAACTCAACAGACTTTTGTTTTGCTCTATACGAACAAAAATAAAATTAAAGATGATTCAAGAATCAGAAACTGGCTTTTTACAACTCTTTATAGGCTGTTTCTTCGATCGAAAAAAAGGGAAGAACGCTATCAGTATATGGAAATGGAAGAGATGGAAAATTTTCTTGTGGTCGAACACAAAGGAGAAATAGCTGTAGATAGTCAGTTTGTTAAGGAATGTCTCATGAAAATTGACGAACCTTACAGAATTGCCCTTTGGTTGTATTATATGGATGAACTTTCCTATCTGGATATTGCGGCAATATTAAATGTTCCTATTGGCACCGTTATGTCCAGAATATTCCGTGGGAAAAAACTGCTTAGAGATTTAATTCTTGAAAAGAGAAAAAGAAAAGTTCAAAATCCCAAAAAGGTTTCAGCTTAA
- a CDS encoding nucleotide-binding protein yields the protein MGSKGGTGKTTAMLLIADWLMRKGKRVHVIEADLENSGKAGGISHWFNDCLKLDIRSPRECDMVMEAAAENEYTIIDLPANSGAEIKQWWKEVITPEVLVELKVDVIAVGSITPYPGSTGGIFDWSAVLKDSCKYLIAKNMMHSKIQNFSDYYDSKSGQLFRKSFLPYEIKISTLLQEAMQQLIKTALRPSAAIEDKSIPLLLRQRIKNWYQSVFDQLEGLNIFQHFS from the coding sequence ATGGGTTCGAAAGGTGGAACTGGTAAGACCACTGCAATGCTACTTATTGCTGATTGGTTGATGCGTAAGGGAAAACGTGTGCATGTGATTGAAGCAGATCTTGAAAATTCAGGGAAAGCGGGAGGTATCAGCCACTGGTTTAACGATTGCCTGAAGCTTGATATCCGAAGCCCCAGAGAATGTGATATGGTGATGGAGGCAGCTGCAGAAAATGAATATACTATTATCGACTTGCCAGCTAATAGTGGGGCAGAAATCAAGCAATGGTGGAAAGAAGTAATCACTCCTGAAGTACTTGTGGAACTCAAAGTGGACGTGATTGCGGTAGGTTCAATTACTCCATATCCGGGTTCAACGGGAGGCATTTTTGATTGGTCGGCCGTGCTCAAAGATAGTTGTAAGTATTTAATTGCAAAAAACATGATGCATTCAAAAATTCAAAATTTTAGTGATTATTATGACTCTAAATCGGGTCAGTTATTTAGAAAAAGCTTCTTGCCGTATGAAATTAAAATCTCCACGCTTTTGCAGGAAGCGATGCAGCAGTTGATAAAAACGGCTTTAAGGCCTTCTGCTGCTATAGAGGATAAATCAATCCCTCTTTTATTAAGACAAAGGATCAAAAACTGGTATCAATCGGTATTTGATCAATTGGAAGGCTTGAATATTTTCCAACATTTTTCTTGA
- the tnpA gene encoding IS200/IS605 family transposase encodes MRGQVRLHLLHHCVYALHYHLVLVTKYRRKALTRPMLDRLRAIAEMRWEGWGGQLLECNGESDHVHLLVALPPNLELSRSLNNLKTTSSRLLRREFVTTVARFYRKAVLWSRSYCVITCGGAPLTVLKQYIERQKTPE; translated from the coding sequence ATGAGAGGTCAAGTGCGTTTGCACCTTCTGCATCACTGCGTTTACGCGCTGCACTACCATTTAGTTCTTGTCACAAAATACCGCCGCAAGGCGCTCACCCGCCCCATGCTTGACCGGTTGCGTGCTATTGCGGAAATGCGCTGGGAGGGATGGGGCGGACAGCTGCTTGAGTGCAACGGAGAATCTGACCACGTTCACTTGCTGGTTGCCTTGCCACCAAATCTTGAACTCAGCCGCTCCCTGAACAATCTCAAGACAACTTCTTCCAGGCTTCTCCGCAGAGAGTTTGTCACAACGGTCGCCCGTTTCTATCGTAAGGCAGTTCTTTGGAGCCGTTCCTACTGCGTTATCACGTGCGGGGGCGCCCCATTAACCGTCCTCAAACAGTACATCGAACGGCAGAAAACGCCGGAATAG
- a CDS encoding RNA-guided endonuclease InsQ/TnpB family protein, giving the protein MMIASPAGLPVLGPVERKVTYRLYPSKTVWDELLRTRWVHCFLWNLALEERRRAWKEEKRSIGFVEQCRWLTELRSRSALLSSINAQSAQVTLKRLDLAFQAFFRRVRQGEKPGFPRFKQAGRFSGFGFKQHEGDWRLIARERSAHLKLRLSGIGEIPIRGKARTPGEPRTCEIFLSGGRWHASVTMRCRPAREHSCGAEAFDLGTERFLTSARLEPEKSEPDVSEVANPRNLRKALKKLRKLGRTISRKMEAAIRKHGKRKGFRISKRLRKQYELLARMHAKVANVRKDFLHKQSAAMVRRSGLLITEELEPKRMTASARGSRKKPGKRVRQKAGLNREMLDASFGAFGAMVGYKAEEAGIGYLEAQARTLKPSQRCHRCGGVVEKTLGDRWHECACGASCHRDENSALGLLDWGLAKWEKDHGFAFPGPKVVVYGKEWTGTDPCVEREALAGWNLAAGWKSAS; this is encoded by the coding sequence ATGATGATCGCATCACCCGCTGGTCTTCCCGTTCTGGGCCCGGTCGAGCGTAAGGTCACCTACCGGCTCTATCCATCCAAGACCGTCTGGGATGAGCTTTTGCGGACTCGCTGGGTCCATTGCTTTCTCTGGAACCTAGCTTTGGAGGAGCGCAGGCGGGCGTGGAAGGAGGAAAAGCGGAGCATCGGTTTCGTCGAGCAGTGCCGATGGCTCACCGAGCTCCGTTCCCGCAGCGCGCTTCTCTCCTCGATCAACGCTCAATCCGCCCAGGTAACGCTCAAGAGGTTGGATCTCGCCTTTCAGGCGTTCTTCCGCCGCGTCCGGCAAGGCGAAAAGCCGGGATTCCCGCGTTTTAAGCAGGCAGGGCGATTCAGCGGCTTCGGCTTCAAGCAGCACGAAGGTGACTGGCGGCTGATCGCCAGAGAGCGAAGCGCTCACCTGAAGCTTCGTCTCTCCGGCATCGGGGAGATCCCGATCCGGGGCAAGGCCCGTACTCCCGGAGAACCCAGGACATGCGAGATCTTTCTTTCCGGCGGCCGATGGCATGCGTCGGTCACGATGCGCTGCCGGCCGGCGCGGGAGCATAGCTGTGGAGCCGAGGCTTTTGACCTGGGCACGGAGCGGTTCCTGACCAGCGCCAGGTTGGAGCCGGAAAAGAGCGAGCCGGACGTTTCCGAGGTCGCCAATCCGCGCAATCTGCGCAAGGCGCTTAAGAAGCTCAGGAAGCTCGGACGGACGATCTCCCGCAAGATGGAGGCGGCGATCCGCAAGCACGGGAAACGGAAGGGATTTCGCATTTCCAAGAGGTTGCGCAAGCAGTACGAGCTGCTCGCCCGGATGCACGCCAAGGTGGCGAACGTCAGGAAGGATTTCCTGCACAAGCAGAGCGCCGCGATGGTGAGACGCAGCGGACTGTTGATCACGGAGGAGCTGGAGCCGAAAAGGATGACGGCTTCGGCCCGGGGCAGCCGGAAAAAGCCTGGGAAACGTGTGCGGCAAAAAGCCGGGCTGAATCGAGAGATGTTGGACGCATCGTTCGGAGCTTTCGGGGCGATGGTCGGATACAAAGCGGAAGAGGCTGGTATCGGATACCTGGAAGCACAGGCGAGGACGTTGAAGCCAAGCCAGAGATGCCACCGATGCGGCGGCGTCGTGGAAAAGACCCTCGGCGACCGGTGGCATGAGTGCGCATGCGGAGCGTCCTGCCATCGGGACGAGAACTCGGCGCTCGGGCTTCTCGACTGGGGCTTGGCGAAGTGGGAGAAGGATCACGGCTTCGCCTTTCCGGGGCCGAAGGTCGTTGTATACGGAAAGGAATGGACGGGAACCGATCCATGCGTGGAGCGGGAAGCTCTGGCCGGATGGAACCTTGCTGCGGGCTGGAAGTCCGCGAGCTGA
- a CDS encoding aromatic ring-hydroxylating oxygenase subunit alpha, with translation MDPLLPSPNTIEAYYSSMAAFWNPVCPSALLIENPLGIELLGRRIVLARLNGKVVAFDDLCRHLGAALSLGRIEEGRFLRCPYHGWLYNEEGRCIDIPSRRGTPIPKAACVNRYPAKEFLEMIWVCLMPTAKYELPHFTEFEDSFFHQLDHGKWKECLWKASPQRIILGQLDDTHFAWVHPTTIGHPAQTESPDHKVIKEKGYIISTFSVSQRKKAPSSGFSRSLTAKEEELSTVHYTVSAGPNWIHLRKDNGKGEIWALIQLLCPIAYNKSLMFWKIARNYDKDPSHDPVYEKIQLQIMEEDKRVIESQRPWLLPPISSSLSLYLRPSDLPLIEYHKWMEEEKVPPF, from the coding sequence ATGGATCCACTTTTGCCTTCTCCCAATACCATAGAAGCCTATTATTCATCGATGGCCGCTTTTTGGAATCCTGTCTGTCCTTCTGCTTTATTAATTGAAAATCCATTGGGAATAGAATTGCTTGGCAGACGTATTGTGCTAGCTCGACTAAATGGAAAAGTTGTTGCCTTCGATGATTTATGTCGTCATTTGGGGGCAGCACTTTCCCTGGGAAGAATAGAAGAGGGGAGATTCTTAAGATGTCCCTATCATGGCTGGTTGTATAATGAGGAAGGTCGCTGTATAGATATTCCCTCTAGACGTGGCACTCCGATTCCTAAGGCCGCTTGTGTCAATAGATATCCAGCAAAAGAATTTCTAGAAATGATCTGGGTCTGTCTTATGCCCACGGCTAAATATGAGCTGCCCCATTTTACTGAGTTCGAAGATAGCTTTTTTCACCAGCTCGATCACGGTAAATGGAAAGAATGTCTTTGGAAAGCTAGTCCACAGCGCATTATTTTAGGTCAACTTGATGACACCCATTTTGCATGGGTTCATCCTACTACTATTGGTCATCCAGCACAAACGGAGTCTCCTGATCACAAGGTTATAAAGGAAAAGGGGTATATTATCTCTACCTTTAGCGTTTCTCAAAGAAAAAAAGCTCCATCTTCAGGATTTAGCAGATCTTTGACTGCAAAAGAAGAGGAATTAAGCACTGTTCATTATACTGTTTCTGCTGGGCCCAACTGGATTCATCTACGCAAAGATAATGGGAAAGGAGAAATTTGGGCTTTAATCCAACTCCTCTGTCCTATCGCCTATAACAAAAGCCTTATGTTTTGGAAAATTGCTCGCAATTACGATAAGGATCCTTCACATGATCCTGTCTACGAAAAAATTCAATTACAGATCATGGAAGAAGACAAACGCGTCATTGAAAGCCAAAGGCCTTGGCTACTCCCTCCTATTTCTTCTAGCTTGTCTCTTTATCTTCGTCCCAGCGATCTTCCCCTCATTGAGTATCATAAATGGATGGAAGAAGAAAAAGTACCTCCATTTTAA
- a CDS encoding class I SAM-dependent methyltransferase: MQKTLLQLYLEHKEKVAHKWSSYLKFYDTIFFNYKRLPINILEIGIQNGGSLEIWAKYFENAIRIVGCDINPDCKNLRFSDPRIRVVIGDSTEEMTKNRILEEASPYHLIIDDGSHKTSDIIKNFALYFPQLAANGFYLIEDLHCSYWQEFEGGLFYPYASIGFFKKLIDIINYQHWNVKIARNVLLKGFEKLYGIRLENEILGQIHKIEFVNSLCVITKANEHENKLGEPVVAGIEATVIPEVKALGGVVSFPDQKENFWSNEPNEELIEEKLTQKLVEKEKEIERIKNSLSWKITEPIRLLQKLFGDSMKGDQ, translated from the coding sequence ATGCAAAAGACTCTTCTCCAGCTCTATTTAGAACATAAGGAGAAAGTAGCTCATAAATGGAGTTCTTATCTTAAATTTTATGATACCATTTTTTTTAACTATAAGCGCTTGCCAATTAACATATTGGAAATTGGAATACAAAATGGGGGTTCTCTTGAAATTTGGGCTAAATATTTTGAAAATGCGATCAGAATTGTAGGCTGCGATATCAACCCTGATTGCAAGAACTTACGCTTCTCCGATCCTCGAATCCGGGTTGTCATTGGTGATTCTACCGAAGAAATGACAAAAAATAGAATTCTCGAGGAAGCTTCCCCTTATCATCTCATCATTGATGATGGATCTCATAAAACTTCTGATATTATTAAGAATTTTGCACTGTATTTTCCACAACTTGCAGCCAATGGATTTTATTTAATTGAAGACTTGCATTGTAGCTATTGGCAAGAATTTGAAGGAGGTCTATTTTATCCTTACGCTTCTATTGGCTTTTTTAAAAAGCTTATCGATATTATCAATTATCAACATTGGAATGTCAAAATAGCCAGAAATGTATTGCTGAAAGGCTTTGAAAAGCTCTATGGCATTCGACTTGAAAATGAGATACTCGGTCAGATTCACAAGATCGAATTTGTCAATTCTCTTTGCGTTATAACCAAAGCTAATGAGCATGAAAACAAGCTTGGAGAACCCGTTGTTGCTGGAATTGAAGCTACAGTTATTCCCGAAGTGAAGGCTTTAGGTGGGGTGGTCTCCTTTCCAGATCAAAAAGAAAATTTTTGGTCCAATGAACCCAATGAAGAACTCATTGAAGAAAAATTGACACAAAAGCTAGTGGAAAAAGAAAAAGAAATCGAAAGAATCAAAAATTCATTGAGTTGGAAAATAACAGAGCCTATTCGTTTGCTTCAAAAGCTTTTCGGCGACTCGATGAAAGGAGATCAATAA
- a CDS encoding efflux RND transporter periplasmic adaptor subunit, which produces MGIIKVKKNLRNDDKEALPAQNKKSSFFSSVAFFLKEKGPRVLRASKKKNLRFILGGVLLLLLLLSFVQRILNWIELQSALHESQLIYVHVVQPEKTNPFISLTLPGTTQGFYETPIWARVNGYIKKWYVDIGDRVKTGQLLCEIDAPEVDKEVEHARAKAEIARISYERWKNLVKSRAVSAQEYDVQRTGYEAALAELDKLLQWQSFEKVTAPFDGVITARNIDIGTLVAGQNEAVQGAHKQLYRIAQIDVLRIYIAVPQTYSFSIKEGMTAEVIVPEQAGTIYPGKVVRTSFGLETASRTLLTEVDVENPEMKLLPGLYVIVSIKVPSVAPWTIPVNTLFIKEGQHYVTVIDKNNICHLKKVEVGNNDGYKAEILKGIDPEDRIVLNPPDEAKIEGTKVVVVHSK; this is translated from the coding sequence ATGGGTATTATTAAGGTAAAAAAAAACCTTAGAAATGACGATAAGGAAGCGCTTCCAGCCCAAAACAAGAAAAGTTCTTTTTTTTCTTCCGTAGCCTTCTTTTTAAAAGAAAAGGGACCAAGGGTTTTAAGAGCCTCGAAAAAGAAAAATCTCCGTTTTATTTTAGGAGGGGTCCTTCTTTTACTCCTACTTCTTTCTTTCGTTCAAAGAATCTTAAACTGGATTGAACTCCAATCGGCTCTACATGAATCTCAACTCATCTATGTACATGTGGTTCAGCCTGAAAAAACTAATCCTTTTATATCATTGACATTACCCGGTACGACTCAAGGCTTTTATGAAACTCCGATTTGGGCAAGAGTCAACGGTTACATTAAAAAATGGTATGTAGATATCGGAGATAGAGTCAAAACTGGACAGCTTCTTTGTGAAATCGATGCTCCTGAAGTAGATAAGGAGGTGGAACATGCTCGAGCTAAAGCAGAAATCGCCAGAATTAGTTATGAAAGATGGAAAAACCTTGTAAAAAGCAGAGCTGTATCGGCTCAGGAATATGACGTACAGAGAACCGGATATGAAGCGGCCCTTGCTGAGCTGGACAAGCTTTTGCAATGGCAAAGTTTTGAGAAGGTTACTGCTCCTTTTGATGGAGTCATCACTGCAAGGAATATCGATATAGGGACGCTTGTCGCCGGACAAAACGAGGCAGTTCAAGGGGCCCATAAACAGCTATATCGAATTGCTCAAATCGATGTCCTAAGAATTTATATTGCTGTTCCCCAAACCTATTCTTTTTCTATAAAGGAAGGGATGACTGCAGAAGTTATTGTTCCAGAACAAGCAGGGACAATCTATCCAGGAAAAGTCGTTAGAACATCTTTTGGCTTAGAAACGGCTTCGCGCACCCTTCTGACAGAAGTCGATGTGGAAAACCCAGAGATGAAATTACTTCCTGGACTCTATGTAATTGTTTCTATCAAAGTCCCAAGCGTTGCTCCTTGGACCATCCCTGTTAATACTCTATTTATTAAGGAAGGCCAACACTATGTGACAGTCATTGACAAAAATAATATTTGTCATTTGAAAAAAGTCGAAGTTGGGAATAACGACGGCTATAAAGCTGAAATTTTAAAAGGCATCGATCCCGAAGATCGAATCGTTTTAAATCCACCAGATGAAGCAAAAATCGAGGGCACTAAGGTTGTTGTTGTTCACTCAAAATAA